The Pyxicephalus adspersus chromosome 1, UCB_Pads_2.0, whole genome shotgun sequence sequence CTTCCATTTTTGACAGGGTAGCAAGAAGTTGTAAGGTTTTTACATGCAGATTGGCCATATTCTCACATAAAGAGATCACaagcaaaaagggaaaaaagaaatggTTGGACAACCATTTTACTACTCAAATCATGAAATGAAATTACCATTGTAACAGGTGAACCAGTTGCAGTATTCTGGAATAAGTACCGGTGTCCCCTGCCATGCCAATGTAGCATTTGTTAACCataaacaatacattacaatCAAGGCACAGAGTGTAAcaatgcaataattaaaaaaaataaacatatttacatatgttaaTTATACTTCACTAGTTCACCGTTAATAAAGTGCATAATGTATAAACACTGTATAATTTTCttgatatattaaaattgtattcagACAACCTGAACAGCAATTATTAAACAAATCTATTTATCCAACATGTCTTACAGAAGCACATTCATGTTAGTGTGTTCATTCCTGCCTCATAGGGCTTCATAGACATTCTCTAGAGATCAGGGCACTCACCAATGGTGGGATTAACTAGAAAATACTGACTCCAGCTTCCTTTAGAGATAGCAGCAGAAAAATCTATTCATCCAGGTTTAAAACCTGCCAATGAACAAGGCAAGTAGGTGACAATCACATATCACCAATCCAAAAGTTTACAGTCTTGTTGATTATTTTCTTATTAATTTAAAGTGACtaaaaacaattttcttcaaGTTTatacttcatttttaaaattatagttCAGAAGGTATGTTTCTTTCAGAGGAggaattatagtaataatatctTTGTTCCGACAATCCGCTCATAGTACAAGTCTTTGTTTTGTACATCAACAAAATGTCTCCAATGCCTGCTCAGCATTCTTCCAGTTGTGAAAATTACTTTTGTACCATGCAACTGTTGagaataagaaaataaacaatataaaaattgtaaatgattttttgaAGTTATAATAGcattcaaaaataataatgactgaAATGTTAGgtgcaaataaatagaaaactgtCCTGAAAGataccactttttattttttttactttaacctccctagcgttatAATTCTATCCaattttctgtgcaaaaagcgttactttttttgcatgaaaatatattttaggttgtaggctctaattcttaagcaaaactcaccaaaatatgtccaatagttaataaatgtaatattaaactttaaaaaaaaaattaaaaatatataggtaaacatatgaaataactgtacagtaatatatatatatatatatatatatatatatatatatatatatataatgaagatttctttgtattggactcaatacagctattttgcattgaatccaatacaaaaagaTGCTCagcactgttctccccagccccttatataccaggtgcaccacccagtacttttcagcAAACATCcagctggttactgaaaatttgggacACAATGCAGGAGCACAGGACAGCTGGGATATAATACAAAGAGGATTTACAAATGGGACATACATATATGAAGTAGAGGGAGATAGTAGAAAGCCAATATATAGGGGTTACTAGATTCTTATGTCAACAAATACTGGAACACTATATATTTGTCATGCGGACCCACCCACATtttgaccacccacctacagcatCTCCCCACCCAAAGAGAACACTGCTTGCCCAGAAGACAAGAACTTGTCTACATCCAAATGACTGTTAGAGGCATGTGTGTCAAAGGGTTTTTATTTCACCAAAATAACACAGATTTTAAGGAGATTGGTTAGATAAAGGCAACCCTTCATGTGACTCTTCTTTTAAAACTTAAGACTATACAATACCAACACATGGCAAGCTAGAATCATGTTATTTAAcataaagtgtaaaacaaaagaTCATACCGGTTTGCTCAATGCCTTCTTTCCAATGTACTTTGGGCCTCCACCCTAAACTGTGCATTTTTTCTGACTTCATTACATATCGAATGTCATTAACAGGCCTGCAAAAAACAATTGGCATATGAAGCAGGATAAAGGTCAATAATTAAAGAATAGATCTTATAAGCACATTACCTGTCATTTACATAATCCATCCAACACTCCGTTTCGGTTTCTGATGATGTATGATGAATCTTCggaagtgaaaaaatatatatatatatattagataaaatGTCACCTTTgcttttacaatttaaataatcATGTGACAAAGATTAATGCTCACTGTGCACCCCTTCTTCCATACAACTAGACCTCCACATCATCACTACCAAGGCAACACAAAGTAAATTTCTTCATTACTACTGCAACTTTATTCAACATGAAAAAGCACAGAAGAAGTACAagaattttttattcacttgcacaATGTGCTTTTTTAAGGCGGTTCTTTAGAACAGCCCCCTTGCATGTCACAGCCTTCAACTCCTGTAGTAGTGTCCGATTGCCCTATGAACTGCCATACCCGACTTTCTTAACTTTCTTTTATGCAGCTGTCAGGGGAGGAGAGAAGAAAAACACTATAAACTTTGTAGGAAAATACTGGCCAAATGGACTCAGGCTAATAAAATTACATAGGAGCCAGCAGCAGCCTCTGAGCTTCTGGATGTCTGTAAAGGGAGGCTTTTACTGGAAATAACAAAAACCCTAAATCACCTacctaaagtttataaaaatatatcagagaTGGCAAAAAagccaaacacaaaaatgtttttgtaattttaagaTCAATCAACACTAAAGTATTCAACCTCAAAATCAGAACTGTAATAATACATCAGTAATACATTAGGGACATACCATTTGGATCAATTCTTTAGCAAGTTGTGATACAGATATTTCAAAACTTGAACCAATATTGTAAATTTCTCCAGCCTTCCCAACCTTTAGGACTGTCAGCAACGCATCGACAACATCAGAAGCATACAGGAAACTTCTCATCTGCTTCCCGCTTCCATGAATGCagcttaaaaagaagaaaaatacttGGATTGTTTTTGGAAGCTTTGTCGTCATCATCataacacatacaatatatatatatttatatataaaaaataatctatatCAACTGaagaattttatttatatacttttcaataaaaagtcaCAAATGGATTTTTACCATTTTCTGTTGCGTTGCAGAAGAGAAATAAACTTGGGTATAACCtgagaataaagaaaacaaatgacacaccagaacacaatgaaaaaacaatgaaatcccatttaataaataattgtggGAGAATAAAATCTGTGGGAGACATAGATTTGAAAAGAGTTGGCTGCCCCCCATTTGAAATAAAGGAAAGAACCTTTTACTACACACTAGTTCAGGTCATGGGAGAGATGCTACAAGTGCACATATAGAAGGGCAAATATCACCTAAATTAGGTCAACCTAAACCATCTTCTAATCAGCAGCCTTTGAATAAGAAGCACAAATCTCCCTCTGTCTGGTGATTGCTTATTTTCAGCTATCAATAGGACAAGGTGAAAAATCTAGTTGTGTAATGTCTTTTCACTGGGGAATCTGGAGTTAAAGGACTTGTGGCCAGCAGATCAGGGATCAACATGCGGGGCGAATCACCGCCAAGAGCATGTCAGACAAGGAAGTACAGAATCTAGGTGTATAGCTGCTTCATAGCCACTGTAAGTGCTCATTATTAAATACTCATTATGAGTATTTTTATACAGTCAACCTATATTTATGGCAGagaaacataaagaaataaagtatatttGCAAGGAGCATTAGTAGGTCAAGCACTAGATTTGATGAACTACATATAGAAGAAAATGatgttttcaaaaaagaaatagatcTATTTAATGAGAAATGCGTCTTTAGAGGAGGGTAAACAAAAGCACTATAACTTGACAACTAGGCATTTATTAGCCTAGTGCACACTTGGGCACGGCAGAGTTCTAATTTCACAGGGTTATTTCAGGACCCATGGAGAGAAAAGAAGCTACAGTGACTATAGAAACAGCAAAGGACAATTAACATCACATAATGGCACTGCTTCATACTGTTTGACTTAAGTAAAGATGTGGTAAGCAGGCTATAAAACTAGAATTACTGGAGAGGAAAAACAGATGTTAATCATGTTGTTTTATTCTAATGCTTCCACAGAGTCATCTAAATGACAGCATAGAAACACACCTCACCACCAGCATCTTTACAAGGGAGCAGAAGACACTGAACTACAGACTAATTTACAAAcacataatatgaatattttatagcaATGTATAGAAAAGACTATGTCAGGAATTCTAACACAGATGTGCAGGAAATGAGCCAGCCAACATAATGAACTTACCTGCCAGCTAGAATATATGATGCTCATAATTTGCAGCAATAATGAGGCAGGTTTTCATATGTAAAAGCTATATGCAAGTATACTGCTTCCATCATTTTAAAATGGACAACTACAAGAATATGCCATGGGCAAGGGTATGTGTCTTCTATTCCTATGTGTTTGCTTCcagaataaaatcattttcttttatttttatttactttgtcatTTGGTTGacaatcttttacattttcagcactTGTCACActacatttaagaaaaaatattagtGCGTGTCATTCATAATAAAGAAAACGGTGCTACgaatatatatagaaacaacCTGGTTTTGTTTTCCAGAGGGGAACAGAAAATGACTTCTGACTACCATAACATATATAGGTATAAACATCAGGAAAACTTACTTTTTCTGGGTATTGGTGTGGTCCATAGACATTGCTACTTCTGGTAATGATAACTggaaactggaagaaaaaaaaatgtaaatatctggCAAAGCTTGGGACTCCTACATAGCATTGATTAGCCTACAAAGAGGGaattacatggggggggggggattcgaCAAAAACCCAATAGTTTGAATTATTacttaaattattataataaagaatattgtaCACTTTTAAAGACATAGTGCGGTTATCCTAAACTGTCCTGTTCTCTCCCAAAATTTGGCAGCTGCTGTTTACATTCAGTGCTGTCCCCATGCCTAACTGTTACAGGCACCTTAAAAAGCGAGGACGCTAAAATGCATAGACACTGTGTGAAAGGTGCggatgtaaaaaacaaacagcatgaCTGCAAACACTAAATCTTGGAAAGTTTTGCAAAAGTGAAGGGGGAGCTAGTTTACTTCACTGGAAGGAAATACTTGGGATATCTGCAGATATTTGCTTAAGGCTGACATTTTTCCCCATAGTACAGTGCTCAGGCCGTGTAACCTACTGTTGATAAAAGCATGCTATATGTGTTCTCTTGACCCTTGCAAACAGTCTAGCCACCATCTGAAGGACTGCACAGGACGAgttaacaatcattttatttattaaaaggggTTGTTGTGTTGTCAGGCTGTAACGGGAAATGCTACTACTGGGTGGCTTTCCAGGTAAAAagctttgtaacaaaaaaataaaaacaacaacataaggCGTGGTGACAAGAGCACTGAAAACCAGACTTGGGGTTTACGTACTCTTTGgactctataaaacagggaatctgacgttCCCTAAAAACATTAattggtgggaattaattactgtcattgaaacacatgtctgattcccagtttaataaatagagccctttcagtttttttaaatccatttgtcatttattatgaaAGAATCTCACAAGGACTGCTAAGCAAATTCGCACACGATTCTTGTGGTGGTCACAACTTTAAATTCAAATTCTATCCCTCAGAAAGACACCAATAAGCCTTTCAGTGGAATAAAATGTGAATACCTTTTCATCATATTCACGTGGCGAGCAAGTGATGCTTCCATCAAACTGGATAACCAGCACCAGTGGGCTGACCTGGTGCACAAGAGCTACACCAGAAGGAAAAACAGAAGCCACATCCAGGTAGGCTGTGCACTTAATATGCGTTTACATTTACCTAGCCTGGGACCTACCTAATTCTGTGGTtggattaatatttatatatattaaaaagtgacTGGATATACTTACATCACCAGTGACTGGATAATACAAGAGCGGCCTACttaatatatataccatttacTGCAAGTGCaagcaacattcttttttttttttttagaaagtaaagaAACACTTTTGTTGTGAAACAGACATTGATTAAACCCAACTATTCTCATGAGTAGGAAAAAATACCACCACAGATGCTATGCAAGCACTAAACGGCATCCATGTATTTATGCTTTAACTCTGGGCAGATTACAGACTGTAGCTTCATGGGGTAAACAATTTCACCATGAAAGAAATGAATGACAGCTGGTGTCTTGCAGAGCAGGTGGGACATTTTGGGCTCTATCCTAAATACATCCAGCAGTATAAATAATCATTTCACACTTCACAACATATGGCTATGTGATGCTTCATTTACAGACATACCCCACTGAATAGAGCTAAGACTCCCTGTGCTAATATAAACTTGGCTCTCTTATCGCCTCCTTACCTTGTATCTTTCCCAGAAAGACAGCACAAAGCTTTCTGCAGCTGCTTTGGACGATGCATATGGATTTGTTGGCCGTTTTGGTGAAGTTTCATCAAATTCCTAatgaaatatgaatttttaaatatgCCAGTGATGTGGAATAATGTTCAGAATGCTGGTCAAAAAACATTCTATAATAAAGAGATTCATTTGCATAAATTTGCACTGGGAATAAAGCTATTCAAATTTTCAAAAACTCTGCTTACTCTAATGTGACCTCCAACTATTTCAAATGTGTTCGTAAAAAGGGGATTCATTAAGCTCAAGAACAGATCTGCAATCTATTGCTCCCCAAAGAAAACACAAGCAGTTTTGGCAGGGTGCTAGCTGTGAACCCACTTGGGCACTTTTACACACATTTGCTCAATACAAACTTTGTGCTTAAAGTTTCTTTTGTAagtagaatacattttaattacatgtgCTGTCCTTCTGTGCCCTTCACTAATTCTTTTTTGCCACTCTAGGTTGCTCATTCCTTATTtggactattaaaaaaaaacttcttttttccTATGCAAATTATGAAAGGAAGATTTCTGAACAGATACGCCAACATGCTTTCAATAGCATATTTAGCATTTTATAGTACTATGTTACTATGATGTGAACAAGATCTTGTCAGTTGAAGAttctgttttaaagtaaaaatctttaatCTAATAAAGTGGGTAAGAGTATTGCAagtttttaattgctgtctggagcaattgaaaaaatgtattctccaAGACACACAAATATACACCCGACACAGGTTCTAACATTTCGCTACGCTACTAGCAGAGGTCACTATCTCAGTTTGTGACACCCTATTACTGGAACAGGAGTTTTCTGATAGATAAATGAACAAATTTTGCACCAGTGTCCATCTTGCCATGGCACAATCACCAGTATACCAAAGATATAgaataaataaaggcaaaaaaaaaaaaaaaaatcaagaccaACACTACGCACTATATGTATATTCATTAGCAATAGAAAAAACATAGTATTTCATGAACCTAAATCAGTTCTGGATTTATACAAATGTTTGTTAGCTAAAAGAGTGGAGCCTGTAGAATGAAAGTTTTTAAGCTAGCGATCACAACAAATAACA is a genomic window containing:
- the TGDS gene encoding dTDP-D-glucose 4,6-dehydratase isoform X2, producing the protein MSTESERGFSKRLLVTGGAGFIASHMIISLVEKYPEYLVINVDKLDYCASLKNLDSVANQPNYKFLQGDICDARFVKHLFEVENIDVVLHFAAQTHVDLSFSDSFKFAYVNTYGTHVLLSAAYEAGVEKFVYISTDEVYGGSLVEEFDETSPKRPTNPYASSKAAAESFVLSFWERYKFPVIITRSSNVYGPHQYPEKVIPKFISLLQRNRKCCIHGSGKQMRSFLYASDVVDALLTVLKVGKAGEIYNIGSSFEISVSQLAKELIQMIHHTSSETETECWMDYVNDRPVNDIRYVMKSEKMHSLGWRPKVHWKEGIEQTVAWYKSNFHNWKNAEQALETFC
- the TGDS gene encoding dTDP-D-glucose 4,6-dehydratase isoform X1; the protein is MCDSSRHICRGRGHSVTSRNVSNQLRHMSGCGEKAKPSDVYVSRASHMIISLVEKYPEYLVINVDKLDYCASLKNLDSVANQPNYKFLQGDICDARFVKHLFEVENIDVVLHFAAQTHVDLSFSDSFKFAYVNTYGTHVLLSAAYEAGVEKFVYISTDEVYGGSLVEEFDETSPKRPTNPYASSKAAAESFVLSFWERYKFPVIITRSSNVYGPHQYPEKVIPKFISLLQRNRKCCIHGSGKQMRSFLYASDVVDALLTVLKVGKAGEIYNIGSSFEISVSQLAKELIQMIHHTSSETETECWMDYVNDRPVNDIRYVMKSEKMHSLGWRPKVHWKEGIEQTVAWYKSNFHNWKNAEQALETFC